In Labilibaculum sp. DW002, one DNA window encodes the following:
- a CDS encoding SLC13 family permease: MLFGLGVMWVVTEIMHRNKGKEYKSRLNVTAILKKVDVPTVLFFLGILSAVASMQSAGHLDILASWLDSNIHNVYGINLIIGVLSAIVDNVPLVAAAMGMYDIAGPETAGYVADFMQDGVFWKFLAYCAGTGGSILIIGSAAGVAAMGMEKIDFIWYLKKISLLALAGYLAGAGVYYIQAMLLH, translated from the coding sequence ATGTTATTCGGACTAGGTGTGATGTGGGTTGTAACAGAAATCATGCATCGCAATAAGGGTAAAGAGTACAAATCTCGTTTAAATGTAACTGCCATTTTAAAGAAGGTTGATGTTCCTACTGTTTTATTCTTTTTAGGTATTCTTTCAGCTGTTGCAAGTATGCAATCTGCTGGTCATTTGGATATCTTAGCAAGCTGGTTAGATTCAAACATACATAACGTTTACGGTATCAATTTGATTATTGGTGTCCTTTCAGCAATTGTAGATAATGTCCCTCTTGTAGCTGCTGCAATGGGTATGTACGATATTGCAGGTCCTGAAACTGCAGGTTACGTGGCAGATTTTATGCAAGATGGTGTATTCTGGAAATTCTTAGCATACTGTGCTGGTACAGGAGGATCTATCTTAATTATTGGTTCTGCTGCAGGTGTTGCTGCTATGGGAATGGAGAAAATTGATTTCATCTGGTATTTAAAGAAAATTTCTCTTCTCGCACTTGCTGGATACCTTGCTGGAGCTGGTGTTTACTACATTCAAGCAATGTTATTACATTAA
- a CDS encoding class IV adenylate cyclase, translated as MTTSVEIKAYCKDLTKLKNILLAIQAKELGTDHQTDTYFHSKSGILKLREGTYGSQLLHYNIESGKQTIQNTLNSYKTIPKSCLKEILEKTIGSSCIVDKERKSYQLENISFHLDSVKGLGDFILIEANDLDGTIGLEQLKGQCNKHLKTLEINAKSIVSLTYQELLQQNNLFNQILVDE; from the coding sequence ATGACTACTTCTGTGGAGATAAAGGCATACTGCAAAGATCTTACTAAGCTTAAAAATATTCTTCTCGCTATTCAAGCTAAAGAACTTGGTACAGATCATCAAACTGACACCTATTTTCATTCAAAATCAGGAATTTTAAAATTAAGAGAAGGCACTTATGGTAGTCAACTCCTTCACTACAATATTGAAAGCGGAAAACAAACAATTCAAAACACACTAAATTCTTACAAAACAATTCCGAAATCTTGCTTAAAAGAGATTCTGGAAAAAACCATTGGTTCGAGCTGTATTGTTGATAAAGAAAGAAAAAGCTACCAGCTAGAAAACATCTCTTTTCATTTAGATAGTGTAAAAGGCTTAGGTGATTTTATCCTTATAGAAGCTAATGATTTAGATGGCACCATCGGTTTAGAACAATTGAAAGGACAATGCAACAAACACCTTAAAACTTTAGAAATCAACGCAAAATCAATTGTATCATTGACGTATCAAGAACTCTTACAACAAAACAATCTATTCAATCAAATTTTAGTGGATGAATAA
- the tsaD gene encoding tRNA (adenosine(37)-N6)-threonylcarbamoyltransferase complex transferase subunit TsaD, which produces MSITILGIESSCDDTSASVLRDGVIHSNITATQTVHMAYGGVVPELASRAHQQNIIPVVDQALKVANVTADEIDAVAFTRGPGLLGSLMVGTSFAKGFALSKNIPLIEVNHLKAHILAHFIDDLKNTYEHPNFPFLALLVSGGNSQIIVVKDHMEMEVIGETIDDAAGEAFDKCAKVMGIPYPGGPVIDKRAKEGNSLAFEFNRPRIQGLNYSFSGLKTSFLYFLRDRIKENPNFIEENMNDLCASLQYTIVDVLMNKVKRAVRETGIKEVAIAGGVSANSGLQNAMKETAVKQGWKVYIPQLGYSLDNAAMVAITGYFKYLKKDFVEQDTAPFARMTIK; this is translated from the coding sequence ATGAGTATAACGATATTAGGAATTGAATCTTCATGTGATGACACATCGGCTTCAGTTTTGCGCGATGGTGTGATTCATTCTAACATTACTGCCACTCAAACTGTGCACATGGCTTATGGTGGAGTTGTGCCGGAATTGGCTTCTCGTGCCCACCAGCAAAATATTATTCCAGTAGTCGATCAGGCATTGAAGGTGGCAAACGTAACTGCTGATGAAATTGATGCAGTCGCATTCACGCGTGGCCCAGGATTATTAGGATCTTTAATGGTTGGAACATCTTTTGCAAAAGGCTTTGCTCTTTCTAAAAACATTCCACTTATCGAGGTGAACCATCTTAAAGCACACATATTAGCTCATTTTATTGATGATTTGAAGAATACTTATGAGCATCCAAACTTTCCATTTCTTGCCTTATTGGTTTCAGGAGGAAATTCTCAGATTATAGTTGTGAAAGATCACATGGAAATGGAAGTTATTGGTGAAACGATTGATGATGCAGCTGGTGAAGCTTTCGATAAATGCGCTAAAGTCATGGGTATTCCTTATCCAGGAGGACCAGTAATTGATAAACGTGCTAAAGAGGGGAATTCATTGGCTTTTGAGTTTAACCGACCTAGAATCCAAGGATTGAACTATAGTTTTAGTGGTTTAAAAACTTCATTTCTGTATTTCTTGCGCGATAGAATTAAAGAGAACCCCAATTTTATAGAAGAAAACATGAATGATTTGTGTGCTTCATTGCAATACACAATTGTTGATGTGCTTATGAATAAGGTGAAACGTGCCGTACGTGAAACAGGGATAAAAGAAGTTGCAATTGCTGGTGGAGTTTCGGCAAATTCAGGTTTACAGAATGCCATGAAAGAAACTGCTGTTAAGCAGGGCTGGAAGGTTTATATTCCTCAGTTAGGTTATTCATTAGATAATGCAGCGATGGTTGCAATTACTGGTTATTTTAAATATCTGAAAAAGGATTTTGTGGAACAGGATACAGCTCCTTTTGCCCGAATGACTATTAAATAA
- a CDS encoding CheR family methyltransferase, which yields MNPNKLENLDNIDIEIPLLLEAIFQKYGYDFRNYSKAHIKRRLMRRMAIGKFESISLIQDKILRDKQFFVELLADLSINVTEMFRDPEFYASFRENVVPNLKTYPFIKIWHAGCSTGEEVYSFAILLREEGILDRCQIYATDFNRKVLEVAKQGIYATRDIELFERNYTKSGGKSKLSDFYTMKYGSIKLDQSLVKKVVFADHNLVTDSVFAEVNLIICRNVLIYFNRDLQNKVINLFHESLSSSGFLCLGTKESLRFTSQERNFTEIDVAQRIFKKRIG from the coding sequence ATGAATCCAAACAAACTGGAGAACCTAGATAATATTGATATTGAAATACCTTTACTCTTAGAAGCAATTTTCCAAAAATATGGATACGACTTTAGGAATTATTCCAAGGCGCATATTAAGAGAAGATTGATGCGTAGAATGGCTATTGGTAAATTTGAATCAATCTCTTTAATCCAAGATAAAATATTAAGAGATAAACAATTTTTTGTTGAGCTATTAGCAGATTTGTCGATCAATGTCACAGAAATGTTTCGTGATCCTGAATTCTATGCTTCATTTCGAGAGAATGTTGTGCCTAATTTGAAAACTTATCCTTTTATTAAAATCTGGCATGCTGGCTGTTCTACTGGCGAAGAAGTCTATTCATTTGCCATTCTCTTACGAGAAGAAGGTATTCTAGATCGCTGCCAGATATACGCAACAGATTTTAATAGAAAAGTACTTGAAGTTGCTAAACAAGGGATTTATGCAACTCGAGATATAGAACTATTTGAAAGAAACTATACGAAGTCAGGGGGAAAATCAAAACTATCCGACTTTTACACCATGAAATATGGTTCAATAAAACTAGACCAGTCTCTCGTTAAAAAAGTCGTATTTGCAGATCATAACCTAGTTACTGATTCTGTATTTGCAGAGGTGAATCTTATTATTTGTCGTAATGTCTTAATTTATTTTAATCGAGATTTACAAAACAAGGTTATCAACCTATTTCACGAAAGCTTATCCTCTAGCGGTTTTTTATGTCTGGGAACAAAAGAATCTCTTCGTTTTACAAGTCAAGAAAGAAATTTTACCGAAATTGATGTAGCACAAAGAATATTCAAAAAAAGAATTGGTTAA
- a CDS encoding response regulator translates to MVDDKEENLISLEYILSDFDVEVVKAYSGEEALKCTLKDEFAMAILDVQMPGMDGYETLELMRHRKKTKYLPVIFVSAIHQSDFHIVKGIETGAVDFIPKPITPEVLKGKVSIFLDLYRQRKELDLVLKYLENKNEELIIAKNKAEEATNAKSMFLANMSHEIRSPMNGILGLSKLLLQSDLNDEQKDMLEVMSNSGEHLLQIINDILDFSKIEAGQIELECIDFDIRKVCDTIFQLLNFRAIEKGIEFKIEIDDMVPENLIGDSFRLNQILMNLANNAIKFTQEGSVTISIKCLEKKNEQVTLFFAIKDTGIGISADAQTKLFREFTQSNSTITREFGGTGLGLAISKNLTNLMGGKISLQSQLGVGSDFMVELNFDYKEKQATMIDEQNTNIPSEISILVAEDNPINQKVVTMTLKIMGLKCEIAKNGLEAFEMYKEKRHQIILMDMQMPVLDGISATEKIRGFENLETIDDPAFIVALTANAFVEDKQRCIEAGMNDFISKPFKEEALRKVLNQASKK, encoded by the coding sequence ATCGTAGACGATAAAGAAGAGAATTTAATAAGTCTTGAATATATTCTTTCTGATTTCGATGTGGAGGTTGTGAAAGCTTATTCTGGTGAAGAAGCTCTCAAATGTACATTGAAAGATGAATTTGCAATGGCAATTCTAGATGTGCAGATGCCTGGTATGGACGGCTATGAAACCCTTGAATTAATGCGCCATAGAAAGAAAACAAAATACCTGCCAGTTATTTTTGTATCCGCTATTCATCAGAGCGATTTTCATATTGTAAAAGGTATTGAAACAGGTGCTGTCGATTTTATTCCCAAACCAATTACTCCTGAAGTTTTAAAGGGAAAGGTTAGCATCTTTCTCGATTTATACAGACAAAGAAAAGAGCTGGATCTTGTTTTAAAATATCTCGAGAATAAAAATGAAGAACTTATAATAGCCAAGAACAAAGCTGAAGAGGCCACTAATGCAAAATCAATGTTTCTCGCTAATATGTCTCACGAAATTCGTTCTCCTATGAATGGTATTTTGGGTTTATCTAAACTTTTGTTGCAGTCAGATTTAAATGATGAACAAAAAGACATGCTCGAAGTAATGAGTAATTCAGGTGAACATTTATTGCAGATTATTAATGACATACTAGATTTCTCGAAAATTGAAGCTGGGCAAATTGAACTTGAATGTATCGATTTTGATATCAGAAAAGTTTGTGATACCATTTTTCAACTTCTAAATTTTAGAGCTATTGAAAAAGGGATCGAATTCAAGATTGAAATTGATGATATGGTTCCTGAAAATTTAATTGGAGATTCATTTCGATTAAATCAGATTTTAATGAACTTAGCCAACAATGCTATAAAATTCACTCAAGAAGGATCAGTTACCATTTCGATTAAATGTCTTGAAAAGAAAAACGAGCAGGTTACCTTATTCTTTGCAATAAAAGATACTGGCATAGGAATATCGGCAGATGCACAAACAAAGTTGTTTCGTGAATTTACACAATCTAATAGTACCATTACTCGTGAATTTGGGGGAACTGGCTTAGGCTTAGCCATATCAAAAAACCTAACCAATTTAATGGGTGGGAAAATTAGCCTTCAAAGCCAACTAGGTGTTGGTTCTGACTTTATGGTAGAACTTAATTTTGACTACAAAGAAAAACAAGCAACAATGATAGACGAACAAAATACAAACATCCCTTCTGAAATCTCAATTCTGGTTGCAGAAGATAATCCTATCAATCAAAAGGTTGTTACCATGACGCTAAAGATAATGGGATTGAAATGTGAGATCGCAAAAAATGGTCTGGAAGCATTTGAAATGTACAAAGAAAAACGTCACCAAATCATACTAATGGATATGCAAATGCCTGTTCTTGATGGGATTAGCGCAACGGAAAAAATTAGAGGATTTGAAAATTTAGAAACCATTGATGATCCTGCTTTTATTGTAGCACTTACCGCGAATGCCTTTGTTGAGGACAAACAAAGATGTATTGAAGCTGGCATGAACGACTTTATTAGCAAACCATTTAAAGAAGAGGCTCTTAGGAAAGTATTGAATCAAGCTTCAAAGAAATAG
- the nhaD gene encoding sodium:proton antiporter NhaD has protein sequence MFTLMVVVFVLGYIAIALEHPLKIDKAASALLIGTITWALYVFGGVDILSSGVSTAWNEFALANPDKDTVDGMMKFIVHDEVLHHLSEIAAILFFLLGAMTIVEIVDQHQGFKIITDKIKTTNKVKLLWILSILTFFMSATLDNLTTTIVLVALIRKLIDDQKDRWFFASMVVLAANAGGAWSPIGDVTTIMLWIGGQVTTLNIITRVIVPSLFTMLVPLLIVTTYIKGNITRPEISGGDEKSTPHIKNNYLSYV, from the coding sequence ATGTTTACACTAATGGTAGTGGTTTTCGTTCTTGGTTATATCGCAATTGCACTCGAACATCCACTCAAAATTGACAAGGCAGCTTCTGCTCTTCTTATAGGAACAATAACTTGGGCACTTTATGTTTTTGGAGGCGTTGACATCCTATCATCAGGAGTAAGTACGGCATGGAATGAGTTCGCTTTAGCTAATCCTGATAAAGATACCGTCGATGGGATGATGAAATTTATTGTTCATGATGAAGTTCTTCATCATCTTTCTGAAATTGCAGCAATTCTATTCTTTCTTTTGGGAGCTATGACCATTGTTGAGATTGTAGACCAGCATCAAGGTTTTAAAATTATTACAGATAAAATTAAGACAACTAATAAAGTAAAGCTACTTTGGATTTTAAGTATTCTTACTTTCTTCATGTCTGCAACCTTAGATAATCTTACAACCACTATTGTTTTGGTTGCTCTTATACGTAAACTGATTGATGATCAGAAGGACCGTTGGTTTTTCGCATCCATGGTCGTATTAGCTGCCAATGCCGGTGGTGCATGGTCTCCTATTGGTGATGTTACAACCATTATGCTATGGATTGGTGGACAAGTAACAACTTTAAATATTATTACTCGAGTAATAGTACCTAGTTTATTTACCATGCTTGTACCTCTACTTATTGTAACTACGTACATCAAAGGGAATATTACACGACCAGAAATATCGGGTGGAGATGAAAAGAGTACACCACACATAAAGAACAACTATTTATCTTATGTTTAG
- a CDS encoding chemotaxis protein CheB, with protein sequence MYKALVIGTSFGGLEALKAIIPLLPKDFPLAILIVLHIGENNNDHFINYLNNHCNLFVKEAEDKEIIKAGTIYFAPPNYHLLVDDNSQIALSIDSRIHHSRPSIDVLFESAAWHYQNKLIGVLLTGLNQDGALGLKEIQEFGGLTIVENPNNAMASIMPASAIKLIKPDFILEIDQIASEITKLIK encoded by the coding sequence ATGTATAAAGCATTAGTCATAGGAACATCATTTGGAGGTTTGGAAGCTCTTAAAGCAATTATTCCTCTATTGCCAAAAGATTTTCCTTTGGCAATTCTAATTGTTTTGCATATTGGTGAAAACAATAATGATCACTTTATAAATTACTTAAATAACCATTGTAATTTATTCGTAAAAGAAGCTGAAGACAAGGAAATTATTAAGGCTGGAACAATTTATTTTGCTCCTCCTAATTATCATTTACTAGTTGATGACAATTCACAAATTGCATTGAGCATAGATTCTAGAATACATCATTCCAGACCATCCATAGATGTTCTTTTTGAATCGGCTGCATGGCATTATCAAAACAAGCTTATAGGGGTATTGCTTACCGGTTTAAATCAGGATGGAGCACTTGGGCTAAAAGAAATACAAGAATTTGGTGGCCTCACGATTGTTGAAAACCCGAACAATGCTATGGCTTCCATAATGCCGGCTTCTGCAATTAAATTAATTAAACCCGATTTCATTTTAGAAATTGACCAAATAGCCAGTGAAATAACCAAACTCATTAAATAG
- a CDS encoding translocation/assembly module TamB domain-containing protein encodes MIPILSYLIFLNRHVQTYTSQKIAKYLSEQTKTPITIEGVNISPFKSIILKGVYVEDYRKDTLLYIGSLKAKIDSFNFKKQQVFVNKLTLNKAYVNLHEDKDRVFNYDVFLDSLSSGATKNQESKNKKVWNISVANIDLEDSQFGYRTSTREPQDFGMNYEDIYVTNLNLEARNIKIIGDSIDLQLQHMHCIEKSGFELKDFKARTWITSHQWGLKDVNIVSKNSKLIAEHLYFNYETGKNYWQQFTKKMQLDFQFTSSRISFLDVAYFNELLLGFRETGYLSGHVYGTVYDLKGRNIDVVYGENTVLKGKFYMNGLPYLRDAYLEADFKELTTSISDVEKVYIPGYDKEHFNLPEYFDNLGLIHYNGKFNGFLNDFVFYGDFDTDLGKLETDLLFKPITGGNRLNFKGDLSASDFNLGGFLEQDKVGNVSLNVSVNGFTESSSAQGIMKGNISKVDFNNYEYKNLSLDGFFSNSRFDGKVSIEDPNIGFDFEGNVDFSTEIPTMKFSSHLRNAKLFPLHLNWEDPKAELSLTMNANFAGSGFDNANGIIEISDTEYTNSLGEFTLQKFTINSFSSPSFKRIILNSDISDAKIEGNYEVGKLISSITNIAYSYLPAYAPDKEFVNTDTTNQFKFSVELKETEPITKLLFPKITLAPNTNLQGSLNAKEQKIEMNFNSPKLSFENKTFDELKIDLSTDDKELVLKGRTNKFSFSDNFRLYNLSEKIVASDNKVQLSVLWNNWDAVTYSGFISAEAQVEKSKVSNNPVWDIDLLPSTIIMADSIWNIPKSRFVLDSTSYEIDNFKVSRENQYFGLDGKISSNPKDSINFQIENISLKNLNDLTREQNIGIDGTVRGYLQLSDFYGDRLSNSNIMLEDLVLNNDTLGNFYLLSDWDKTAKELSFSSFTDYKSHKELELTGSYFPEQDSLNMNIQIDKLRLNLLNPYFQENISNIKGNASGNLRIEGPIDNPTSIGKLNLENAAFTVNELQTTYTCNDSIKITPNEFQFQDFKLYDENKNIASIFGVISHKQFSNFNLDLAINTLGFNVLDTKITDNELFYGQAYVTGVTQLFGSVDDLDIEIIARTDKNTKLNVPLNNSGDIKESDFITFVNTNYHSESSEEEKEEYKIDLSGIRMNCDLEVTPETEIQIIMDAKIGDVLKARGTGNLKLEIDTKGDFKIFGDYTIQDGRYMFTLQNVISKKFDLANGGTIKWAGDPYDATVNINAMYNVKTTLYDLLLNTPYIDNTKKVPVQCNMNLSQKLSNPNIKFNIDFPTLDQQTQSILEGLFSTEDEMNKQILSLLVLNRFYTPEHLRSTDPDFENKNSSYAVGVTTSELLSNQLSNWLSQISNDFDIGVSYRPGDNLTSDEVELALSTQVFDDKVTINGNVGTSNSQTRDNDIVGDVDVNIRLDKKGKVQLKAFTRSNEYLVYEDSRNTQGIGIFYKEEFNTFSGLIKKYLNFLSPNKEEKKD; translated from the coding sequence ATGATACCCATTTTAAGCTATTTAATTTTTTTAAATCGCCATGTTCAAACGTATACAAGCCAAAAAATTGCTAAATATCTTTCTGAACAAACAAAAACACCTATCACAATTGAAGGAGTTAACATCTCTCCTTTTAAAAGTATTATCCTTAAAGGTGTTTATGTAGAAGATTACCGTAAAGATACTTTACTCTATATTGGTAGCCTAAAAGCAAAAATAGATTCCTTCAATTTCAAAAAACAGCAAGTTTTCGTAAACAAGCTAACTTTAAACAAGGCCTACGTAAATCTACATGAAGATAAAGATCGAGTTTTTAACTATGATGTTTTTCTCGATTCTTTAAGTTCAGGAGCCACAAAAAACCAAGAATCGAAGAATAAAAAAGTTTGGAATATATCTGTTGCAAATATTGACTTGGAAGATTCTCAATTTGGTTATCGAACCTCGACTCGGGAACCTCAAGATTTTGGGATGAACTATGAAGACATTTATGTCACAAACTTGAATTTAGAAGCTAGAAATATAAAAATCATCGGAGACTCTATCGATTTGCAGCTTCAACACATGCATTGCATTGAAAAATCGGGCTTCGAACTAAAAGATTTTAAGGCAAGAACTTGGATTACAAGTCACCAATGGGGATTAAAGGATGTTAATATTGTATCTAAGAATAGTAAACTAATAGCCGAGCATCTGTATTTTAATTATGAAACAGGTAAAAACTATTGGCAACAGTTTACAAAAAAAATGCAACTAGACTTCCAATTTACATCTTCGCGTATTAGCTTTCTAGATGTAGCTTATTTTAATGAGCTCTTGTTAGGATTTAGAGAAACCGGCTATTTATCTGGCCATGTGTATGGAACGGTTTATGACCTAAAAGGTAGAAATATAGACGTTGTTTATGGGGAAAACACTGTTCTGAAGGGTAAATTTTATATGAATGGTCTTCCCTACCTAAGAGATGCTTATTTAGAAGCTGATTTTAAGGAATTAACAACAAGTATTTCAGATGTAGAAAAGGTTTATATCCCTGGCTATGACAAAGAACATTTCAACTTGCCGGAGTACTTCGATAATCTTGGGTTAATTCATTACAATGGGAAATTTAATGGTTTTTTAAATGATTTTGTCTTTTACGGTGATTTTGATACTGATTTGGGAAAATTAGAAACCGATTTATTGTTTAAGCCCATTACAGGAGGCAACAGATTAAATTTCAAGGGAGATTTAAGTGCTAGCGACTTTAACCTTGGCGGATTTTTAGAGCAAGATAAAGTAGGAAACGTATCCTTGAATGTTTCTGTTAATGGATTTACAGAATCTTCTTCTGCTCAAGGAATCATGAAAGGAAACATTAGCAAAGTAGATTTCAACAACTACGAATACAAAAATCTTTCCTTAGATGGTTTCTTCTCAAACTCACGATTTGATGGAAAAGTATCGATAGAAGATCCAAACATTGGTTTCGATTTTGAAGGAAATGTTGATTTCTCAACGGAAATACCAACCATGAAATTTAGCTCACACCTTCGTAATGCTAAATTATTTCCTCTCCATTTAAATTGGGAAGATCCTAAAGCCGAATTAAGCCTTACAATGAATGCCAATTTCGCAGGCAGTGGATTTGACAATGCCAACGGAATAATTGAAATTAGTGATACTGAATACACCAACAGCCTTGGAGAATTTACGCTGCAAAAATTTACAATTAATTCTTTTTCATCTCCTAGTTTTAAGCGAATCATCCTAAATTCAGATATCTCCGATGCCAAAATTGAAGGGAATTATGAAGTTGGCAAACTAATTTCTTCAATTACCAACATTGCTTATTCTTATTTGCCAGCTTATGCTCCAGACAAAGAATTTGTCAATACTGATACTACAAACCAATTCAAATTCTCGGTAGAATTGAAGGAAACCGAGCCAATTACGAAACTTCTTTTTCCAAAAATCACATTAGCACCAAATACCAATTTACAAGGAAGTTTAAATGCAAAAGAGCAAAAAATTGAAATGAATTTCAACTCTCCAAAACTAAGCTTTGAAAACAAAACTTTCGACGAATTAAAAATCGATTTATCAACTGATGATAAAGAGTTAGTTCTTAAAGGTCGCACCAATAAATTTAGCTTTTCTGATAATTTCCGTTTGTATAATTTATCAGAAAAAATAGTTGCTAGCGATAATAAAGTACAACTTAGTGTGCTTTGGAACAATTGGGATGCTGTTACTTATAGCGGTTTTATTTCGGCCGAAGCACAAGTTGAAAAATCTAAAGTAAGTAATAATCCTGTTTGGGATATTGACCTACTGCCTAGTACAATAATTATGGCGGATAGCATCTGGAACATTCCGAAATCTCGTTTTGTTTTAGACAGCACAAGCTATGAGATTGATAACTTTAAAGTCAGCAGAGAAAATCAATATTTTGGTTTAGATGGAAAAATCTCAAGCAATCCTAAGGATAGTATCAATTTTCAAATTGAAAATATAAGCCTAAAGAATTTAAATGACCTTACTCGTGAACAAAACATTGGTATCGATGGTACAGTTCGAGGTTACCTGCAATTATCGGACTTTTATGGTGATCGTCTTTCCAATTCGAACATCATGCTTGAAGATCTGGTTCTTAACAACGATACATTAGGCAATTTTTACCTTCTAAGCGATTGGGATAAAACAGCTAAGGAATTGTCCTTTTCATCTTTTACCGATTATAAATCTCATAAAGAGTTAGAATTAACTGGAAGTTATTTTCCTGAGCAAGATTCCTTAAATATGAATATTCAAATTGACAAACTACGTTTGAACCTCTTGAATCCATATTTTCAGGAGAACATTTCGAATATTAAAGGAAATGCCTCAGGGAATTTACGCATTGAAGGACCTATTGATAATCCGACATCAATTGGAAAATTAAATCTGGAAAATGCTGCATTTACAGTAAATGAATTGCAAACAACATACACTTGTAACGACAGTATTAAGATAACACCCAACGAATTCCAATTTCAGGATTTCAAGCTTTATGACGAAAATAAAAACATAGCTAGTATTTTTGGTGTTATATCTCATAAGCAATTCAGCAACTTCAATTTAGATCTCGCAATAAATACCCTAGGCTTTAATGTTTTAGATACAAAAATTACAGATAACGAGTTATTTTATGGACAAGCTTATGTGACAGGTGTAACTCAACTATTTGGTTCTGTTGACGATTTAGATATTGAAATTATTGCTAGAACCGATAAAAACACCAAGCTGAATGTTCCTTTAAATAATAGTGGAGATATTAAAGAAAGTGATTTTATCACCTTTGTGAATACAAACTATCATTCTGAAAGTTCTGAAGAAGAAAAAGAAGAATACAAAATAGATTTGTCGGGTATTAGAATGAATTGTGATTTGGAAGTTACTCCGGAAACTGAAATCCAAATTATTATGGATGCAAAAATTGGAGATGTTTTAAAGGCTCGAGGAACTGGAAATTTAAAACTTGAAATTGATACCAAAGGAGATTTCAAAATATTTGGCGATTATACAATCCAAGACGGTAGATACATGTTTACACTTCAGAATGTAATCAGCAAAAAATTTGATTTGGCAAATGGTGGGACTATTAAATGGGCAGGAGATCCTTACGACGCAACGGTAAATATTAATGCCATGTACAATGTAAAAACCACTTTATACGATCTACTATTAAACACTCCATACATCGACAATACCAAAAAGGTACCTGTACAGTGCAATATGAATTTGAGTCAGAAACTCTCCAATCCTAATATTAAATTCAATATCGATTTCCCAACTTTAGATCAACAAACGCAAAGTATTTTGGAAGGTCTATTCTCTACCGAGGATGAAATGAATAAACAAATTCTATCCTTATTGGTTTTGAACCGCTTTTATACTCCAGAACACCTAAGGTCAACTGATCCTGATTTTGAAAATAAGAATTCAAGCTATGCAGTTGGAGTAACCACAAGTGAATTATTATCGAACCAATTATCAAATTGGCTAAGTCAAATTAGTAATGATTTTGATATTGGAGTAAGTTATCGTCCGGGAGATAATCTAACCAGTGATGAAGTGGAATTAGCACTCTCTACTCAGGTATTTGACGATAAAGTTACCATTAATGGAAATGTTGGCACAAGCAACAGCCAAACTAGAGATAATGATATTGTTGGTGACGTGGATGTCAACATCCGGCTTGACAAAAAAGGCAAGGTACAACTGAAAGCTTTTACCCGTTCTAACGAGTATTTGGTATATGAAGATTCAAGGAATACACAAGGAATCGGTATTTTCTACAAAGAAGAATTCAATACTTTTTCTGGATTAATAAAAAAATACCTCAATTTCCTTAGTCCTAATAAAGAGGAAAAGAAAGACTAG